The following coding sequences are from one Candidatus Methylacidiphilales bacterium window:
- a CDS encoding helix-turn-helix transcriptional regulator encodes MGDRFVNAAGPKIRALRVKKGYASQQAFVLKLQLVGLDLDQQTLAAIELRQRSLKDYELKVIAQVLGVTMEQLFPEPREMKAHLPILQRGDKRGN; translated from the coding sequence GTGGGTGACCGATTCGTCAACGCCGCCGGGCCCAAGATCAGGGCTCTACGAGTCAAGAAGGGCTATGCCAGCCAACAGGCCTTTGTGCTCAAACTGCAACTGGTCGGCCTGGACCTTGACCAGCAAACCCTGGCCGCCATCGAGCTACGGCAACGGTCGCTGAAGGATTACGAACTAAAGGTAATCGCCCAAGTGCTTGGGGTCACCATGGAACAGCTATTTCCCGAACCCCGGGAAATGAAGGCGCACCTGCCGATTTTGCAGAGAGGGGACAAGCGGGGCAATTAA